In Juglans regia cultivar Chandler chromosome 13, Walnut 2.0, whole genome shotgun sequence, the DNA window TTAACCATACAATTCGGCTGGGGTAGGGTTAAGGCCAACCCTAGGTAGTATCAATGAATgcatgaaaattatgaaattcttGCCATCTTAGCCTTTGATCTATTAGCTAGATATGATCTGCCTTcaatcttggaaaaaaaaaattcatatcgatttggtaattaatatatatgcaacatgcatgcatgcactaaGATTTGattatcaagaaaaatattgtaccatatatatcttatttaatcaATCTTCACAATCTAGTCTTAATTCATGATGAGCATCCAACTAATTAACTAGTTTTtatagtttaaaataaaatttgaaaaaaccatGATAAATTCAGTGGCATAAAGTATGTAGAATATTGACTACACATaataaatgtattatatattagagTTAAATCACCAGGAAAtgccattctctctctctgtctctctagcCTGCTTGAAGTTTATGGTGTAAAGGTAGAACGTTGATCTGAAGAACGAACCAGAAGTATTTGTCATGAACCAACAAAAGAAATTCAGTGAACTTGATGATCTTTGCATTGCCATTACACTTTCAAAGGATACCTCGAACCTGTGAGCTTATTTTCTGGCAGTCTTGTCGACAGAAAAAGGCATGCAGGTCGAAATCGATCGAGCATGCCTAACAAAGACTCATAGGAGTAATTGAAAAATCTGAATACTAATGCTTTCtacccaaaacaaaacaaaattccaaTTCGTGATGCAAACTTTCAGTTTTTGGCCACTGCTTATTACTTTCTTCCCATTGCTGGTAATTCTACCCCACTATTTATACTTttcttcccttcccttcccttccatTACTGAGAGTCTAAgaccacctctctctctctctctctctctactttatCAATCCTTGAGTAGTAGTAGTTCGTACAGTAGTACTGATCCTTAAGATGCAGGGTATAGTACTCACCATCCTTCTTATGATCTTTATGCTGATTGCTTCACCTTGTTCATGTGCAAGAACACAAGTTTTCGATGTCGTTCGTTATGGAGCTTTTGGCAATGGAAAAACTGATGATAGCCAAGTATGAGTTTTTGTTTCAATAAAATGCACtagtttttttatacatataattccCAGCTCGTGGCGGcattattgatgatatatatagatactgttctccttttctcttcttcGATCTCTTTTCTTAAAACCAGCCTCTAATTAGCAGTACACGTCCATATATGAATGCTGGATGCATGCTCCATGACATATGTTTGATCTTCACCTTTTTTATATAGAGATTGACATATTACAAAGTTAATTTTGGACGAGTACTGATCGATCATATATAGGCTTTTCTAAGAGCTTGGAGCGATATGTGTAAAGCAAGTCGGGCTCGAGGTATCCCAACGCTCGTAATACCGAGGGGAAAGGTGTTCCAGTTGAAACCTGTGGCTTTCCTAGGCCCTTGCAACTCCAACATTGTTCTTGTACTGGTAGGCAGTACCCAAAACTCTCTCATTTGAATTGTCCACAAAAGAGGCTTTTCTTTCTGAATTAGAGTCTAAATACGTGTAAGTACATACAAATtacgtttaaaaaaattttaaaattataataatatcttttttaaaataatatttttttctcttttatcttcCTTCTTTAATGTCACTGTATacatagaatttctcttttttaatttaataagtatctcattttatttttatatattgacgatgaactcaatttaaaagaaaagaggaaaaaccaatctatatatatatatatatatataatatagtgaagcaattaattggaatattaaaggaaaagaaaaactcagaaataaatatatggctctttattttatcaatatccATTTAAGAATAAGACCAAAGAATACCGGCCACTTGGTTTTACCAACTCTTACCCCTCGATCTGCCACTTATATATTTCTctctatctatattatatataattattattttgtatattcgttaatatatatatatatatatatatttataagaacaGAAGCAGTAACTGTGTTGGTACTATTTTCAGGTTGAAGGGACAATTATTGCACCAGTAAATACTCAGGAATGGAAGGACAAATCTATGTGGATTCAATTCTCAAACGTAAATGGCCTTTCCATCACTGGGAATGGAAATATTGATGGCCAGGGTTCTGTTTGGTGGAAATCTTGCTTTCCCAACAAGGTCCAAAAAACATGTCATCTGatctgtttgtttgtttcttcgttcttttctctttccGTCCAGTTCTCCATTAGTCCTATGGGATGCTCTCTAACATTGGAACCAAAAACTCATGTTTTCTTCAGGAAAGTTGGGACTGCAAAAATCGACCCACTGTAAGATcactctttatatttatatatacatatcaattAGATTAAAActggaataatattatttaatgatcGCATGAAATCATCAGCAAGAAATAGCTAGGGAACTCCAAAGTTTAGTTATAGCTAAGAGGAAATCTTTAACTCGAATGGGATTTTAACAGCAAAGTTGTAATCttgcataataataattagaagacGTACACTTATCTTCTTTTGATTGTTTTTCTGGAATAACGAGTCTGCGGACCCTAGGCCAAGCAGAAACTCGATCGacgttgatgatgatgatgaatgatGATGCAGGCTCTTCATTTTAATAATTGCAATGGTCTCCAACTAACTAAATTAAGGCATCTCAACAGTCCAAGAAATCACATAAGCATAAGTAGCTGCAATGGCGTCCACAtttctcatcttaatatttttgCACCTGAGGAAAGTCCAAACACCGATGGTATTGACATCTCTACTTCGCGCAATATCGAAATCAATAATTCCGTGATTCAAACAGGTAAACATCAAGCTTTTTGTTCATGTTTATTTCATCGAAATTGATCATGACGGTTCGGTTCTATAACGTTGGGTTGGGCCTCCATAAAATTCAACGATATTGACATTTATTCATCTTAAGATTAGCCAATCTCTGCAAAGTTTATAAGTTGATATGCATTTGCTTTTGTTTCATGATCAGGTGATGATTGCATTGCTATCAATGAAGGCTCGTCGTATATTAACGTATCTAGTGTTGCATGTGGACCGGGCCATGGAATAAGGTTTGCAGGactcccatttttctttcatgccaTAAAGAAAATCAGTTTCCAGTTATCAAAAACCAGTTTCTCTCAGTTActttctatgtatatatatatatatatatcttattcaTGTTTTGTAGCATTGGAAGCCTTGGACAAAATGGAAAATACGAGACAGTAGAAGAAGTGCACGTCCGAGATTGCAATTTCACGGGAACACAAAATGGAGCAAGAATCAAGACATGGAAGGTAATACGTCGCATGCATCATCATGCATTCATATAATTTGACTACTATGATGATCTATGAATCAGATCCAAGAACATTTGGAACATTTCATTTCTGAACAGAAGAGCCGTTTTCATTTTCAAGTAGTGTTCGATCGATTACGtattatcaatattcaattgATTGGTCTGAGGTTGaagatttttctgtttttccttttctaatacTTTCCTAGGGTGGAagtggcatgcatgcatcatcatGCATTCATATAATTTGACTAATATGATCATGAATTAATGAAgattttctgtttttccttttctgataCTTTCCTAGGGTGGAAGTGGGTATGCTAGGAAGATCACTTTTGAAAATATCAGAGTCCGAAATTCCCAAAATCCCATCATTATTGACCAGAACTACGACCCTTTTGGCACGAATGCCGGTAGCCAGGTAACTTATCCTATTCTATATATGTTTAGATAGAAGAAAAtctttttcaagttcttttcCAAATTTGAGAATCGGAAAAAGATCACACGAAGTAGGTCTAACAGCATTTACTGAATATTGTGTACCTGTTGGACTGGTTACGATATTGAATGATGATGCATGCAGAAAGCAGTGAAGGTGAGCGACGTGACATTCAAAGATGTGCGAGGAACAGCTGCTAAAGAGTTAGCAATTGATCTGACTTGCAGCCAGGGCATGGGATGCACCAACATTGTATTGGATGAAATTGACATACAGTCATCCATTCCTGGAAAGAGGACTTATTCCCACTGCGACAATGTCCATGGAACAGCCAGAGCCTGCAATCCTGCTGTTCCATGCGTAGCTAGTTCATGATTTATTGTGTAGTGGCCGCCACCCCATGCATTGCGATATGCACACATTCCTTGTCAGGCGTAGCTAGCTAGTTCGTGAATTTTTGCGCAGTGGCCACCCCATGCATTGCGATATGCACACATTCCTTGTCAGGGCAGTAGTGGTTCAGATtctttgagaattgaaatggCATTACATTTCAGCTTCCTATTGTGCATCAGAATATAtccccaaaaatattattcctATTGTGCATcagagatcatatatatatatgtgtgtgtgtgtgtgtgtgtgtgtgtgtgtgtgtgtgtgtcttaaCATTGTGGATGTCCCACATGAAGGCGTTGTTGGGTGGGGGAGGATTCTTCCCTCCTTGACCAAAAGTCTGGCTCGTCaggaaaacaagagaaaaaaggaataaaGAAAGCCTCTTCAAATCTGAATTGATCAAATCTGCAATCTTACTTTACAGGGAGAAATAGGGTAACCAACTTACGCCTAGTACAACAAGTTATAGTACCAAGTGAAATCTGAAATGATGTGATTTACATTTTCCTATTGATTTTAAGATGAGTGGAGTGATCGCACAACAAACCGTTGTATTCACACTATATTTGGCAGAGACCATTTGAAATCTTCAGCTTTTATCCTCATCAACGGATACGATTCACGTGAGCAAAGGGCTCAGGGTTTGATTTGGGAGCAGGTTTAGCCACTTCCGGGACCCCAAAGACGTTCCAAAATCTGAGTGTTTCATCAGCTGCCGCCGATGCCACAGTGCAACCATCTGGGCTCTGGAAAAAGTTTGGGATGATCAATGTTAGGTTATGAACAAGGAACATGGCCAGGAAAATCATCAACTAGATGgaaagtattttaagtaaaTATGATATACCTGAGCCATGAAAAGAACTCTAGAAGTATGACCATTTAGCTCTGCCATCTTCACCATTGATGGATATTTCCAAAGTGTGAGCTGATTCTGAGTAAACCCATGAGAGCTAAGCAACTCTCTTTCGTTCTTGTTCCATAACAGAGCACAAACCTGCGAGCCAGTGTCCACCGAGTTCAAGCACGCACCCGTATGGGTATTCCAGAACTTTATGCATCTATCGCCTCCACCTCCACCAGAGGCAAGCAAATTGCTCTGGAAAGGACACCAAGCGAGGGCTTTCACGGCAGATATATGGTCCTCGAGCCTGTGAAGCCACTGTGTTGCTGAATTTGAGGATGCCATTGATCTGTCCCAGATGTGGAGGAGATTATCGTTACCTCCACTCGCCAATTGCTGACCTGAGGACGACCATTTTAGGCCACAAACCTCTTGTTCATGCCCTCTGTAGGTTTCAACAATGTGTTCTCTGATTCTTACATCGTTGTTGATGATCGTGCCGTCCATTCCTCCAGTTGTAAGGATATGATTGTTCCATGCCAACGACCCCACTCGTGATCTGTGACCACCTCGCAATGTTCTTAGCTGCAAAAGCAAACATAATATAGCCACTTGCATTAGGCAAATTATCATCAGAAAATAACGaatatgaaagaagaaagaaaaaaaccaagaaaacctGTCGATTTGCTGTTGAATCCCACAGCTGTACTTCAGAATTGTTCAAACCAATGGCAATGTGCCGGCCATCAGGAGCCCAGTTAACACTGGTAATGGGGCCATCTTCCTCATCAATACTGACAAGTTCAGAAGTCGAACCGTTCGAAGCATCCCAGAGATAAACCGTATTTCCAAGAGCAATTGCGAGAACGTTGCAGCTTCCCCAGTCCAGTAAATTTAGGTAGTAATCATCAACCAGGTCAGGAGCATCTAATGTTCTCTCAGAAGTCTGCGTAAACAAACCGAATGAATTAGAATTTAACATCACAATTACTGCAAGaacaaattgaaaaaacaataaGATCATTACTCAAAAGAGTTAACTTCCTTCCTCAAAATGAAATTCAGATGGGGGCATACCATCAAAGCCATCTTTACAATGAAATTGTCCGCTCTTACTGCAAAAATCTGTACAATCTATCCTACTTAGCGATGCTGGCACTGACTTTAGACCACAATGTGAATATCGCATGAGCATACAAGAGGTTTATATATAGGATGAAATAGGGATAGCTTAGTTTTTTAGGCTCACtcatataattcaaatacaccCATAAGCTGCCCAACTTTGATGCTAAATTTAATCAAGTCCCATGATCTGTAAGCAGCAAATTATCCATGAAAGACTAAAATGATATACCCACCTGAGGAATGTTTCGCCGGGACTTCGTAGGCTTATCATGGTTGAGAGAAGAGGAGAATTCACGCGGGAAGGACTCCACCGGGACAGGCGGCTTGTTTTTGAAGGCGAGGATTCGGGTCCGGTTCATGTTGAAGGTCTCAGCCAGCCGCTTCCTGTAGGCCTCTCTTGATGGTGAGTTTGAAGTTGGGTTCTCCTTACCTTTCCTCCCTTCTGTCAGCATGTAATGTGCGTAATCGAAGTCCATTGCTGATCTGTTCGGTATGAATCTATCCAACTGCGCGTAAGGAAGAAGATTTCATCAGATCGAAAATGAAGAAACCAGAGGTGCGTTTCACGTTTCAAGTGCAAAAAAACCGAGTTTTAAATGTCATGCAAGGAAATAAGTGTGAAATTTGGCAGTCAAAATCAACAGATAAAGCACCTGTTCCAgatataaatttttgaaaagagaaGTCTCCTTAAATAAACAGGATAGTTGAAatttgggaaagaaaaaggaaacccCATATCGGAAATCAAAGTTGAAGATGAACCCAATTCAGAGTTCAGTATATCAGACCAAAAAATCCCCTAAATCTCAGCAATTAAATTGCACCAAAACCCTTTGTcagaaaataagtaaaagaataCAAGATGTATTAAGAGctaagaaaaattgaaagaacTAAGAAGCAATAACAGAggtctaattattacaaaaaaaggaaaaaaaaaaaaagggtacatTTTCTCGAGCGTTCTTTCTCTGCATAAACTGTTCTTGAAGTGGGCACCGAGATTGGTCCTTCAAGTTCACAGAAGAAATCCAAGATCCTGCATCCATAACTCtaaaacaaacacaatatatatatatatacacacacacacacagagcaATAGATAGAGAGAAAGATAGCGAAACCCTGCAAAATCAGATAAATAAACACAAACGAAGAAACAAGATAGCCCGAAAAAAGATTAAGactaaagaaacaaaatagagTTTTGAAAGAATGTCGTCGTTGATCTTTGAGCgcttcacagagagagagagagagagagagagagaggttgggATTGAGAGGAATGAGACGCACAAGAGGGTTTATATAAC includes these proteins:
- the LOC108997191 gene encoding probable polygalacturonase At3g15720; amino-acid sequence: MQGIVLTILLMIFMLIASPCSCARTQVFDVVRYGAFGNGKTDDSQAFLRAWSDMCKASRARGIPTLVIPRGKVFQLKPVAFLGPCNSNIVLVLVEGTIIAPVNTQEWKDKSMWIQFSNVNGLSITGNGNIDGQGSVWWKSCFPNKALHFNNCNGLQLTKLRHLNSPRNHISISSCNGVHISHLNIFAPEESPNTDGIDISTSRNIEINNSVIQTGDDCIAINEGSSYINVSSVACGPGHGISIGSLGQNGKYETVEEVHVRDCNFTGTQNGARIKTWKGGSGYARKITFENIRVRNSQNPIIIDQNYDPFGTNAGSQKAVKVSDVTFKDVRGTAAKELAIDLTCSQGMGCTNIVLDEIDIQSSIPGKRTYSHCDNVHGTARACNPAVPCVASS
- the LOC108997213 gene encoding cell division cycle 20.2, cofactor of APC complex-like, with translation MDAGSWISSVNLKDQSRCPLQEQFMQRKNARENLDRFIPNRSAMDFDYAHYMLTEGRKGKENPTSNSPSREAYRKRLAETFNMNRTRILAFKNKPPVPVESFPREFSSSLNHDKPTKSRRNIPQTSERTLDAPDLVDDYYLNLLDWGSCNVLAIALGNTVYLWDASNGSTSELVSIDEEDGPITSVNWAPDGRHIAIGLNNSEVQLWDSTANRQLRTLRGGHRSRVGSLAWNNHILTTGGMDGTIINNDVRIREHIVETYRGHEQEVCGLKWSSSGQQLASGGNDNLLHIWDRSMASSNSATQWLHRLEDHISAVKALAWCPFQSNLLASGGGGGDRCIKFWNTHTGACLNSVDTGSQVCALLWNKNERELLSSHGFTQNQLTLWKYPSMVKMAELNGHTSRVLFMAQSPDGCTVASAAADETLRFWNVFGVPEVAKPAPKSNPEPFAHVNRIR